Proteins co-encoded in one Arthrobacter alpinus genomic window:
- a CDS encoding TetR/AcrR family transcriptional regulator, translated as MPATLPTATPTAATSKRGRPGYDQQSVLRIAVEVFNKHGYEATSMGILAENLGISKSAIYHHVPSKEDLLRLALEQALGGLEAVLRLDGATSGAADARLEFVLRGTIGVLVERLPFVTLLLRLRGNTEMERDALARRRTFDRTITSLVSAAQQDGTLRTDIDPGTITRLLFGTINSIVEWYKPGGPLSASRLADDVISMAFQGLHK; from the coding sequence ATGCCTGCCACCCTCCCCACCGCCACGCCGACCGCCGCCACCAGCAAGCGCGGCCGGCCCGGCTATGACCAGCAATCGGTGCTCCGCATCGCCGTCGAGGTCTTCAACAAGCACGGCTACGAGGCCACGTCCATGGGCATCCTGGCGGAGAACCTTGGCATCTCAAAATCTGCCATCTACCACCATGTGCCGTCCAAGGAGGACCTGCTGCGGCTGGCACTGGAGCAGGCTCTTGGCGGGCTGGAGGCGGTGTTGAGGCTCGACGGCGCCACCTCCGGAGCTGCCGACGCCCGTCTTGAGTTTGTGCTCAGGGGCACGATAGGGGTACTCGTGGAGCGGCTGCCCTTCGTCACGCTGCTGCTGCGCCTGCGCGGGAACACGGAGATGGAACGCGATGCGCTGGCCCGGCGCCGCACCTTTGACCGCACCATTACCAGCTTGGTTTCCGCCGCCCAGCAGGATGGGACGCTGCGCACGGACATTGATCCCGGCACCATCACCAGACTGCTGTTTGGCACCATCAACTCAATCGTCGAATGGTACAAGCCCGGAGGCCCGCTCTCCGCCTCGAGACTGGCCGACGACGTGATTTCCATGGCGTTCCAAGGCCTGCACAAGTAG